A window of Phragmites australis chromosome 2, lpPhrAust1.1, whole genome shotgun sequence genomic DNA:
TGAGGCTGGAGAGACGCATCATGAAATCGTCGATCATCTTCCCATCATGGAACAAAATTGCCTCGAATTCCTTCTGTAGTTGTTGCGTCGAGGCCTTGCAGATGTGATTATCGCTGACACGCATCGACATGATGGCATCCCAGCCTGCTAGATGCTCATTTTGACAACGAGCGTGCCGATCATCTCCTGGGGCACGGCCTGGAGGATGGCCAACAGTGCCATGTGATCATCCTAGAAATTCGAATCGCCAAACTCCACTGCATCTCAGATACTACGAGCCTGCAGCATGACCTTCATGAGCAAGCTCCATTCAACATAGTTGCTCCGTGTGAGGATCGGGTACAACACGTCGCCAACCTCCTTGACTACACATTGGACGACCACATTGCATTCACCGATATCTTGGTGTCGCAATCATGGCGGTGGCAATGGGAAGTTGCGGTGGTTGAACTACCTCCAAGGACTCAGAGCTGCACCTATAGAAGCCGATATTGCTAGGATCGATCAACCCTGACTGTAGTACTAATTGTGGATTCGGTCCTGCAAGAGGTGGGTCGTAAGAATACACACGTGAGCACATACTGTTAGCAGCTTCTCGGGGTTGACACGGGAAGTCTCGGTAGCTCGCGAGCGCCTTCGGCgaagtttttcctcctctgcccgcgcatattcctcgaacttgctcatgaggacttccactgTTCGTATTGGGCGCTGGTTCAGCCGATCGTATaaggggccttcggccaggccctgggttgcggcatcgatgaccaaagagtccgatatgcccctatCTGGGCCTTGGTTTGGGAGAACCTTCAAAAGTAATCCTGGAGGGTTTCGTCCagctcctgcctgatagtgaacaagCCTTTGGAGGTTACTCGCTCGACGAAGGTGTCCTAGAAGTTACTGCGGAAGAGGTCCtggagttgggaccaggcgtgaatgacgccagggtccagtgcccagaaccagcgtTTGGTCACCCATTCCAAGGCGAGAGGGAAGtatttagccatggtggtcggtccgcccccgctggcctctatggtgAGGGCATAGGAACGAATGAACTCATCAGGGTCCAAATCAcccttgaacttaggtagcttcgGGGTCTGAAAGCCCTCCGGGAAGGTCGTAGCCTGTAGgggagagtcgtagtcttgCACGGGATCCTCACGATGTTGGCTCCGAGGTTCCGGAGGCCGAACGTGCAGGGTCCTGGTGTCGAAGAGTTAATCAGCTCGTAGAGCTTGGATCAGAATAGCGCCGGTTGTCACGGGGGCGGTGGTGGTCGTGCGGTTAGCTTGCTGCTCGATCTGCTGGGCCGTTTGTTGTTCCTCCATATGGGTTAGGAGTGCCGCCAAGCGCGATTGATGCTCGGATGGAATGGTGTTTTTGGTGGTGGCACCTGCTGTAACCCCTAGGGGCAGCAGGGGCCtcaccttgctgctgctgggtctccgGGGTAGAGAGCCCCTCGGTGTCGTCCACAACTATTGTCATGGTTAGGTTAGCGGTGATTGTAAGGCCCTCGTTCCCGCCGGTTGGGGGGCCGTCGCCGATGCGACCTATGTTTAGTCGCCTGGACTGTCGCACAGGCATGACCGGGGAGTCGACCGTCGTCACTgcagccttggtggtcttcttcttgggtgttAAATATTGTGGGTGAGATTGGGAAGCTGTTGGAGCTAGAATTGAGAGACTCTTGGAGATGTTTTAATCATCATCTATATAAACGGGGAGGTTCCATTGCTAGGGGGAGATCAAATTTATTTGGCCAAAGCCCCACCGCCACCGTCGTTGATTAGTTTGTCGCTAGTTCGATCCGCCACCGCCAAAGTTTGTCATTACTAACATCTTCCATCACCAAACTTCGGCGCCGCCATCGAATTAATTCACCGCCATCAATGAAGAAAATTTGTGACCGGAGCTTTGCCGCCACGTTCGGTCACCATGGTAGGTTTTGTTTATTAATTTTAACCTTCATCTTATTCCTTCTCCCTTGTCGATTGCTAGCGTCGCCGATGTGTGTTCCGGCTGGCTGTTTGCCATTGCTGCCAATGTGTCTTGCCAGTTAGCCTTGTCCTGATTTGCCACCGATGTGTCTTGTTGGTTGTCTGTGTGCCGATCTGCTACTGATGTGTGTTCCAACTGGACGTGCGCCGTTGATGTTGATGTGTGTTCTATCTGGCCGTGTGTTGTTGCCACCGAGGTGGTTGTTCTGGCTGGTTGTGTTCTATTGTCATCATTGAGTTCATGTCTGGTGGTGCCGATCTTTTGCTACCGGCTTACGATGGTTTGATCAGCTCATTGCCAGCCTATGGTGGTGTGCCTTCCACCAGCCTGTGATGGTGCTACCTGGGATGATTTGGTCAGTAGCTCTGTTGTCACCGGCTCGCGGTGGTTTGATCTGCTTGTTATCGGCCTGTGGTGGTGTTGTCTTCCGATGCTACTGATGCCATTTTGTTGCCAGACTGAGCTCTTGTTGCTGTTTGTCGCTTGTTGCCACTGGTGATGCTTTTGTTGTCAGCCCGAGCCCCCGTTGCTAAGCTGCTTATGTTGTTGGTTGTGTTGTGACCATGTGATGGTGCTTTTGTTACCGTCCTGTTGCTGGTCTCCTGTTGCCATGAGATGCTCCTTCTACTAGTGGCCGATCTGATTCTACTTTGTTGTCGGATGATACTAGTTGCCCTATTCTATCCCCTGGTGGCTAGCCGGCTGTCTTGCTGCCTGCTGATGATGGTGTTTCCGCATGGCCAATTATGTTTTTGCTAAGGCTTGCCCAATAAAGAGTATCTGGTTGATGTTGCTGCTCTGCTGATGGGTGATGCTTTCTGTTTTGCCTGGTAGTCTGCTGGCGATACTGATGTTTCCATGATGCCTAGTGTTTGCTGATGGTGTGCTCTATTGTCGGCCCTGCTGCCCTGTTGCCATCTGTCTATTGTCGGCCATGCTTTTGTGGCCATCTATCTGTTGTTGGTGGCCTGGTGACGGTAATTTTGTTTTGTGGCTGCTGATGGCTTGATGATGATTTATGTTATCCCCTTACTTGTTGGCTCATGGTGCTGATTGCCCTGCTTGTTGGCCAATGATGTTTGCTAAGGCCCAAAGGGTGTTGCCTGTTGCATGTCGGTATGCTAGTGACATGCTTGCTGCCTTGTTACCATGATCGATGATGATAGCTTGAGGTCATTATTCTAGTGATTCTGTGTGCAATGTCGTTCTTGGTTGCGGGTTCACTTGCGTTGCCGGTGATGTTATGTATAACGGCGTGCTCCTAGCTCATGGGTGTTGTCCATTATTTTGCATGAGGCTAATGATCTGCAAcaaattaatttattttgagGTCGATGATGTTACTTGAGACTGATGATGTTACAATTAGAATATTCACCTGCGATCGATGATGAAGATTGCTTGAGGCCAATGATGCTACACATATTCACAAAGAACCAACAAGGCTTTGGCATGTTACTTCTGTTTTCTCTTTTACATCTTATGCACAAATGGAGACCACCGAGACGGCGACCATAAACATAGTTTAATCAGAGATGTTTTGTGAATTAACAATGTAGATGTAATTAACTTGAGACTTCGTGAAGCCACGAGAAACAAGAACCATATAATCATCAACTAATTACTAGTCAAATGTACTTGGTGCAATTCAATATGTAATGCATGGAAAATAGTACTATGTAATTCCATGATTAATGAATAAAGCAATGTTTACCCAGTATTATGTGTGTTCATGTTTACTATTTATTTGTATACTTTGTATACGGGTATGTATGCGCTTCTTTAAACCTACACCGTAGAGTAAACTCTTCGTAGATGGTTGTTTCTCTCCATGTAATATTAGGTATGAATCAAACATGCCCTAACTAAATGTAGTCCGGAACGAAAGCTGGGAAGGCAAATACTAGTGTGCAATCagatatgctatttttttgCATCTGCAGAAAACCTATTTACGATTAAAAATCCGTGTTCCAGATGCATGATGCTACTCGATACTGTACAGACTATTCACAAATGAAAAAAGTCTCTACATGTGAGACCTAACCTTACGTATTATAGACATACCAATAGCATTTTAATAAGATGTATATCTTTATAATAATATGAGAGTAATTTCCCCAAAACAAATCTGTTAGCTCAGCCTTGAGAGCACTCATCGATAATAATGTGTTACATCCGTAACTACCAGCGGCTGGCAGCTGTTCCACTGATATAACGCCATCTCGTGACGGCATCGCTGACAGATGAGACCCACGTTAGTCAGAGGATCTCCTTACGTGGCAGCTGCATCGTTTTCTCTCATGCTCAAAGTCACAATCATAGAAACACAGTAGATTGCATCATGAATCTACGAGACAACGTAGGGGGACGTAACTTTATCGCTTGCTTCTCGAGTACAGTTAACGACAGTAAAATCTCCCTTCGTATGTGCATATTGTTAGGGCGAGGAATCCTACTACTAATATCGTATTTAGTAGAAGCCAATCAAACTACTTCGCTTCGCGAAACCAAATGACCCGGGAGCAAGAGCCGCGCGTTTCAGAGCACTAATGTATTTCCCTTACAGCCTATGGTTAGAACTGTAATAATGAATGGTTAAGCGGACGTCTCATGCAAAGTTAGGAATAAAAGACGttcttttgtgaaaaaaaaaaaatcaaacggcAGTATAAATAGAAGACGCTGATGAGCAGTCGCCAGCCGATTTGTTGGGACACGATTCGTCGATGGTGGCGTTCTTGATCTGCCCCAAGTCAGAAACCACGCGTCCCACTGGATTAGCGTCACCTTCTGCGGCCTGTCCATGCGCAAGCCCATCAGCGCGTTCGCCAAGCACTTCAGCCCCGCCTGCGGGAGGTCCGGCGAGCGCAACGCATGCGCGACGAGGTGTCTCACGTCCATCACGTTGGTCACCCGAAATCCGTAGTCCACGAACAGCCGCTGTACGTCGCCGTCGATCCCGATGCCCACAAACCAGGAGCTCGGCGCGCGAGGAAGTCCTGCAGGGCTGCCGGGATAATGTCGGCATGGATGATCCTGTAGACGAGGCAGCGCCGTTCGACGCAGAGCGTGGGCAACGAGTCGGCCGAGGATATGACGGTGGTGTGGATCACGGTGCCGTCGTCCATTGGACGATGTCGGTGTGGTACGTGGCTGCCATTTTCTTTCGAGAACGATACGTGCCTGGCATTGGAGGAACCGAGGTGGACGAGCAGGGCTTTTGCTTTCTTCCGTCGACAAAACTTCAGGGATTGGTTTGATTGTGGACAAGAGTTTTGTGCTTGTTGTTCGTACATATGGAGTTGATGTGATCACCAGACTTCAGATTGGCATCAAGTGCATCTGACTTTTGCCTACCTTTTCCTTTCTGTTTCCTTGTGGAACAATGCTCCTTCCAAATACATTTTAGTTTGAAGAAGGAAAGAAATAATGAAGATTTCGCAATGTTAGTACAAAAATGTGCGAAGTTCTGATTAAGAACCATTGGGATATAGACGAGGACGGTCTGGGAGATAGTTGTTTGGTTTGTGCGCAGTTCAACCTTGCCAGAATTCGCCTAGCCTGAAAAAATTGGCAAACATTTGGACGATTGTCAAGCCCGTCCATGCCCATTCAAATCCTGGATAGCCGCATTGGGAGGCAGTGGAGTGGATCATGGGATATCTCCATGGGAGCTCGACGTTGAAGCTTTGCTGCCCATATCCCAAACATTACAAGCCAATTTGTAGGAATGAGATTGATGATTAAAGATGGAGTGAATAGGCggtttaataaattttttataaaattgatAGTCTTCTTCTATTTAGATCACTCAATATATCTCAAAACTCaaacgaaaataaaaataaagtaaaattttaacaagagaaaatcaaaacaacatgactccacgaaTAGTATATAAATcatatgttctatttaagatcaatctttgtgtcttagcacttgaaagatcacaactagaaaaaaaataagaaaagatgaacaccgagcaacgaaactctctaaattgattgtctagagacaagagaattcaagacacCATCATATAAACATGTGCatgcgaattttatacctctagcaaaaaaaaatgacctcacgaggtgctaaaatttcagcccaaaattaaaacaaaaatcaaatccagaaaccgaaaaacttaaAAACTTACcagagaaccaatagagaaaaactagaaagaggTAAGCAcaacaatatgaaaaaaatagatttcattACAACAGAAGTTGAcctattttaaacagattataaagatttttcactcaaaactctcAGTTAATATGTAGGCTAAAcactcaaatgagtggcacaataGGCTCAAGTGGCTACTTCACCCTCTCCTATAACCAtgcccctctatttatagacgcAGAAAAATTGACCCTCAAGTTTTCCAGCTTTtttcaaaatacccctctcttatagtaccCTTCTATCTACCACTAAGGATGTTTTAgtgtatttttttctccattcatcggacggccgtgaCACCTTTACGATTTAACTTTGCCTTaacgcaagctttgcgatggtgctacgtactcctccagtcctcccacggttttgagaccaaactgtgaaaccctagcacgcttctcaaagcgtgactagccaccACTTGTTCCCATCTAAACCAAGCGCTCTGGTGATGATGCGCgtcctccatcttgcgatcttgaccgccgtcaagtctctcccgctcttgatccctcggatcgtcttgtcacttacactgatatcctcttcgcttgactttatcaacacgctaTCTTCATTCTCCGTTTCATACATTGCTtaaccttcatgtgtacagttaggatcatcTTTGACTCCACCTAGCCCTTCTTGATCATCTGGCATTAAGCACCCGCCTAACCTCGATCATTCGCCATCGACCGTTATGTTGTAtgcatcacctgcacaccttaaaacaagtaaacacatttctccacatttctaaacatctccaggttagcactaaatcaaaaacttcaactcagagcacatcctgcagaaaatgtgaacaccaaTATTCTGGTGTATTCTACTCTTAACACTAGACTATTTGGTAAGTGTAACACTATCAGTTTTAGGAAAACtttcctctctgcaagaaaatatcCGTGAAAGCTTTCGGCGATATCATATacatcaccagataatccggtatGTACCAATTCACCGAACCACCTTTCTGCAACCTCCCTGAAACAAAGATCAGGTGCATTCTTCGGTATTCATAATctcagcaccagactatccgatgtacataatcaaacttggcgcaAAAAATTTCTTCTCCGCGGAAAATACTTTAGCGCTCTCAAAGTCTATCACTGAACCATCTGGTGTTTGGttttatttctgcttcagcactgaaaatactTCGATGATATGCTTCAcactcaccggaccttccgatgcaTTGATATCCAATTTCGTCTGAAAAAttactctctgcaagaaatagtccgacgAGTATACACTATCTACACCGAAACTTTCAGTGAACACCAGAACATCAGGTATACGTAATTTTTTTACGTCCAAAGAAGAATTCGTAATTCAAACATCACCGGCTCAAGTTAGACATGTAAAAAACAAGTATCTACAGACAAATACTAAACAAGTTCGAAACACATAAATTATTATCAATATCTCATCACTTCCTCACTTCGTTTCTCACGATCATTGGAAAATTGTGGGCGAACAAACTATTGGCCGAAAATTTTGGTAGGCTAGTTTTGGCTGAAACCACATTAGCAACATTTTGGCAGGGCTAGTTTCGGCTCAAACGAAACTAGCCAGATACTGATCGCTGCGGTCGCCCCGCGCCTGCTTAAGCTGCGACTGGATTTTTCGCTGAAAACTTAGATAATCCGCGATGATATTGATGCATGCTTCGTGCTGCAGGTTCTCGGGACGACTACATCAGGTCATGAATTGCGGCCAACGCCATACTTACATTTACTGACATAGTGACATGATTGCAGCAGAGTCAAGGGTAAACCCAGGCTGGAGACGAGCAATTCGACTGGAATTCGGACGGGAAACCCTTGATCCCACGAGTAATCTGGCGGTCCGAGTACCAGCCGATGTCGCTGCACGGAAAGTTGCCCCCGCTCGACAGCGCCAAGGAGATGTCGAAGCTTGTGTCGTCCAAGAAGTAGACGCCCTCCTGGAACCCGCTGAACTGGGACGCCTCGAACGCCCTGGAGCAGCCTCGAGCTAGGAAGAGCACGCGCCCGTCCAAGCCGCCGTCGAGATCCTCCCAGGAAGCCGTGTGCCGGCCGTGGGGCTGAGCCTGCACTGTCATCTCCAAGATATCGAAGCGGCGGTTTTGGCGCGGCATGGTGCTTGCGCTGCTCCCGTGTTCGACGGAGGGGAAGCGGCGCACGACCATCAGCAGCTTCCCGCGGGACTCCACCAGGTAGCGGCTCACGCCGGCGGAGGAGGCGCCGGGCCGCCGCTGCATCCGGTAGGATCTCGAGGCCATCATGAGGGCGGCCGCGCCGGGGGCGCCTCCCTGCGTGAACACTGTGACCGCCTCGTAGTCGGTGACGGCGTGGAAGCCTCGCAGCACCTCGCCTTCGTGGTACAGGATGTCCTGGAGCCTGTCCACCGTCTCGGAGGCCATCCAGTGAGTGTCCAGCCCCGGGCGCAAGAACGCGAGGTTGGATGCGCCGCAcacgagcgcggcggcgaggcaGCCCGGCGAGGTGGGCGGCGCCGAGAGCGCGACCGCGCGGACGATCACGCAGCTCACGATGCCGAGGATAGGAACCCTGAGCCTCTCGGGGAGAGGGATCCTCGCCCTTGAGAAGAGGTTGACGAGCTCGTACCTGCGCCAGCCGTCAGCAGCGACTGCGAACCAGCCTCCTTCGTGGGAGCCGCAGTGGCGCGCGTCGCGGGCGCCGTCGGGgagggagaggcggcggcgagtgAAGCCCGCAAGGAGGCTGACAAAGGAGGGCGCGTCGGCGGACGGGAGGAGTAGGAGCCAAGGGAGCTGCGGCGCCGGGACGAGGACCCGCCCGGCGGCGGCAAAGCGCCAGGAGCGGCAGACGGCGGCGAAGTAGACGCGGTCGGCGAGGCAGGGCAGGTGGAGGAGGACGACTCCGAGGAGCTCCGACGGCAGGTCCGACCACGACGGCGCCATCGGCGGAGGAGTGACAAGGCAGAGGAGGATCGAGGCCGAGAAGATTCTGCTGTGTAACAGTACAAGAAGCACTCAGGCATGTGAATTCTCCGTGAGTCAGACAGGTGCAAATTTGCCGCCCATTGGCATTTTCATCCTTCGTCTTTTTTCGCGGTTTCTACAGCGTGTCGGCAGCCCATGGTTTTTGTCTTTTTGACAATTTCAGTTGATGGGACGGCACTTGATGCTGAGTGACACAAGCCCATGCGTAACGAGCCAATCAGAAAGCGACGTCTGGCTGTGTGGGACCAAGAAATGGTGAAAAGCAAACAAGTGGAGTCGTGCACCCCAGCCTTGCCTACACACAAATGGACACCGAGCTTCGGAGACAGGAGTTGAGGATCGCCATTGGGAGGCAACGTGTGGAGTGGTGTTGAGGAAGGAGCAGATTTGGGTTACGCATATGAGTGGGGGGAATGTGGATTGTTTAATTCAGATGCAACTTATAGGGAAGATCTGAAACGTAGGGGACCATCATCTCACAAATAGATGGAACTTAGCATAACCGAGGATTAGAATGATTATCAGCAGTAAGTCAGAAGAGGACAAATTGGCGGTGAAATCATTACGAAGTACTATTATTAGGGAAAActaaaaaaaccccaaaaatcacttggattttgactttcctccaaaagttgtttttttGCAAACCCCCCTCCCcaagtttgactttgttaaaaaaaccacctaaaagttaaaaaaataaaaaaatcattaacaaaattctaaaaataactagagacaattctaagaccttctgtgaaatttgttttcaaaaataatatcttttgcatcatatttcatggagaggaagtttggaagaaaaaaaagaaaaatgtgcagcccatttattaactcatattattttaactttgtcatgtctaccattatttttcctacacaaataattgtttaagtaaactaataaaagtggtttcactaattttgggggtgttatggattagttatgaattaatctatctgcaacacatttactcaatcctgcatgttgcaataactatttcaagatttcatgtaaaaaaaatttacaagatagaggatcatgtaagaagactaaaaaatttatttcatgatttttggattagtaaataattaactatgcatttaacttgaattaataaatgagttgcacgtttttcttttttttcaaacttactctccatgaaatatgatgcaaaggatattatttttgaaaacaaatttcacaaaaggtcttataattgtctctagttgtttttagaattttttgtgatttttttaaaaaaataaatttttaggagtgtttttgcaacaaaatcaaacctttgtggggttttttgcaacaaaacaacttttggggggaaagtcaaaatttaagtgacttttggggggcgGGGTTTGCATTTATCCCCTATTATTATTCTCATGCTTTAACTCGTGTAACCTGGAAAATCTAAACCCAAGCTAATGAAACAAGAAGCAATAAAAATACATCTTCCCAACTTTAGACACATGAGCTAACGGTGGTGATCACTATTACATAACAGGCTATAAGTAGCATCTTATCAGTGTCGATTATATAAAAATCATGACTGAaaacgtatcagtgccggttgttaaaCTCCCGCACGTGAACAATGACTGAGGcgttatgaaccgacactgacctgactatatcagtgccggttccctataccaaccgacactaatacatGCCTCGAGCTGAAAAAATCTAAGTCTTTGCACGGCTCCTCGAGCAGACCAataaaaccggcactaatatatGCCAcgagctgaaaaaaaaaattaagtcttCGCGCGGCTCCTCCAGCAGACCAAGCCTTATCTCTTCCAGCgtctctctcaatctctcttcctctcatttctcctctctctctcatctctcctttgTCAGCCGCTAAGGGAGGCGGCAGGCGAGAGGCAGAAGGCGCGGGATGTCGGCACCGCGACGAGGCTTGCAACCAGGAAGAGTAGGAAGCGCATGGATCCCACCAGCGAGTCCCCGCCGAGGTGCCAGGAGCCCACGACAGCCACGTAGATCTCGACAGTGACGGCGGCGCGGAAGTCAACGATGACCGTGGCCTCGCTGACGCGAAAGAGAAGTCGCGCGTGCCACGCCGGGTTAAGGAGGTCCGCGCCTAATTGGAGGACGGCCGCCGCCACATTGTCATAATTGGAGGACTCACCTTGAGGTAAGCTGCTTATCATAGCACTCGTAACTGCATCTTATTTCTGACTTTTCTTCCAGTGTCTCTAAAGGCCCTCACACTGCATATGAGGAGATGCACCAAGGAGACGAGAGTCTTGTGCGATCGAGTTGTCGATGTTGAAGCTTGCAAGACTCAAGTCGATGAATCGGCTGGTGACGTCGGCGCGGAAGTCCTCGGCGAGCGTGGCCTCGCGGGCGCGGAAGAGAAACCGCACGTGCTAGCGAGCGCAAGGTGACGACGGTGAGGCGCAGCTACGGCGGAGGCGAGGGACGTGGCGACGGCGAGGCAAGGTCGGAGCAGCATCAGTCGAGCGCGGCGAAGCTGTGGCGACGGCCTTGGTGCCACCACATTTTTCTCTGTAGGGCCCGTGTAGGGAATGGCAGCGACGAGGAGCGAGCGCGGTGGTGTCTGGGCGCGGCAGGGTGACAGGTCGTCTttgtctttttttgtttttcgaaaatactatcactgccggttgagcCTCCAACCGGGTCTAAAACCAGTACTGAAGTTCTCATCACTGCCGATTGGAGAGTACCGAGTAAAAAATGCCAATTAAAAAACCAGTAGGAAAGTCATTTTCAACCGACACCGATAtgatattttgtagtagtggatcTATACACGAATCACCGGGCCTACGAGCTACGTACTTATATATTGGAGTAGTAGGATTAGTACTCGTCGTGAAGCAGCTGACGACCAATCTCGTAGGACACGAAGGGGTTGATGGTGGTGTACCTAACCTGCTCCGTCAGAACTTGGGTGTCCCACTGGCTCATGGTCACCCTCCGCGGCTTGTCGATCTGCACGCCCATCACCGCACGCGCCACGGCCTTCAGCCCCGCCTGCTGGAGCAACGGCCACCACAGCGCCTCCGCGGCGACGTGGCTCGGGTCCACCGTGTTGGCCACCTGAAGGTCATAGTCTTCGAACAACTTCTGAGCGTCCCCGTTGTTGCCGACGCCGACGAAGCGGATGCTTGCGTGCACGAGGAAGCTATGTAGAGCGTAGGGGATGAATAAGCATTCCTGGATGATCTGGTTGACCAGGCAGTGGCAGCCGACGCAGAGCTGGAGGACCGCGATCTTGTTCGGGTGGTCGCCAGGCCGACGATCAGGGTATTGCTCCTGAACTCCTGGAGGAAGAGCATGACGTCGTTGGCCGACGACATGACGGTGATGTGGATCGCGGTGCCGTCGTCTATGACGACGTTAGTGTCGTACGTGCCCGCCATTGGAGGAGGGCGGCTTTTGCTTCCATCTATTGGCAAAACGACGCGACTCGTTTGAGGATTGACGAGGGTTCTGCGCTTGTGCCGTTCGTATTAGGTAATATGAAAGCGTCGTGCAATCGTTTTTGGTCGCCCGATTTGTATCTTGCGGTCATCCTTCCGCCCGCTTGTGCATCCCATGTGCCGGCACGGGGTTCACGGGAAGCTTCTAATCGTGCTTCGTGTCCAACCTTGCCTATGCCCTGGTCACATTTGGCCCACGCGGTGCCTTATCAGGAGCAGCTAGGGAAAGCAGcccccaccccctccccctGATTGGATCACCACGTTGCGTCGCCTGCAGGCACCGGTGTGGGCTCCATTGAGCAAGTGTGTGGGTCTCAACAACTGGGCAGGGTGTAGCTCAGGCGATAGAATCCAGTCCCCCTacccctctccctcctttttcATCTCTATGATGTTTGCGACGTATGCTTCTTGACTGCTTAGCCTCCGCCGTTGGCTCCTTGGCTCCTCACTCTTGACTGCTATGGTCAGTGGCTGTGCTCGCGCTTGCGGTACCCGTTGAATCCCGGTGGGCTAGGTTGTTTCGGCGGTTGCTTTTTTATTGTCTACAACCATATTCCTCCTCATGACCCCTCTTTGATTTGTTATCCTTTTTGGGTGGTCGCTTTCTATGTTGATGGAGTCGATAGGTGTTGTTTGCTCTTTTTCCCTTACCCTCCCTAGATTACTTTTTAATGTTTTTTTGTGCTAGTTGGTTGTATCTATCGATTTCTCTTTCGACAATTTTAAGGTTCCcgtggtttttttttcaaaagtctTTGTTTGGATATTTGGCTCATGTGTCGTTTGTTCTGTCCGTCACTTTCGGTTCCTTCGTGCAGCTGACCATTCTTCCTGTGTTTATTACCTATGTTACATTATTCTGTTATGTATAGTATCACGACTGATAGATTGTTCCCTCCTTTTTTTAACT
This region includes:
- the LOC133908405 gene encoding uncharacterized protein LOC133908405, whose protein sequence is MAPSWSDLPSELLGVVLLHLPCLADRVYFAAVCRSWRFAAAGRVLVPAPQLPWLLLLPSADAPSFVSLLAGFTRRRLSLPDGARDARHCGSHEGGWFAVAADGWRRYELVNLFSRARIPLPERLRVPILGIVSCVIVRAVALSAPPTSPGCLAAALVCGASNLAFLRPGLDTHWMASETVDRLQDILYHEGEVLRGFHAVTDYEAVTVFTQGGAPGAAALMMASRSYRMQRRPGASSAGVSRYLVESRGKLLMVVRRFPSVEHGSSASTMPRQNRRFDILEMTVQAQPHGRHTASWEDLDGGLDGRVLFLARGCSRAFEASQFSGFQEGVYFLDDTSFDISLALSSGGNFPCSDIGWYSDRQITRGIKGFPSEFQSNCSSPAWVYP
- the LOC133905486 gene encoding uncharacterized protein LOC133905486; this translates as MAGTYDTNVVIDDGTAIHITVMSSANDVMLFLQEFRSNTLIVGLATTRTRSRSSSSASAATACFLVHASIRFVGVGNNGDAQKLFEDYDLQVANTVDPSHVAAEALWWPLLQQAGLKAVARAVMGVQIDKPRRVTMSQWDTQVLTEQVRYTTINPFVSYEIGRQLLHDEY